From one Dysidea avara chromosome 9, odDysAvar1.4, whole genome shotgun sequence genomic stretch:
- the LOC136265550 gene encoding DDB1- and CUL4-associated factor 10-like: MWCGCDHKHSFISLLNQRQVFQVKNVYHEYLKFSKHFFRKFRHTDSCITAERDHLACTIAFSPSSGRVVTTGGYHGDVCGHDSVSRKKLFQQDEAHLDIVNDIVFTSERQFATASSDRTAKLWDIRKISSPVLTLTGHTGPIKSLGFDQDTSLLLTTSLDGTILYWNLTEAKQSEDNLLLKCKDIVLSCYSGQLAKLVFCTNTMVFVINNTQLRHIPADLNRYWKRGVFTGHFREHGTWVSTLHEKRRNNVFAFTESECTPFPESKTNGFHSLAIHPTEHAMVSAISVQQGFFGSISEYVVMYDISRNGNIQDPTIHNLLSAGNEITQHKLRYYSPMKRFRRSQIPSEVIDRQKKLAISYCGRVIAAPNVDNVDLLATSPEIDDLFDDSSSKDAPSTALGLLERIFDKGPSELHKVCELPVTKGTVPLCCKFSPCDMVLAVSGQGGQIAFYEPRL; encoded by the coding sequence ATGTGGTGTGGCTGCGATCACAAGCATTCTTTCATCTCACTCCTAAATCAGCGCCAAGTTTTCCAAGTGAAGAACGTTTACCATGAATACTTGAAATTCTCAAAGCATTTCTTCCGAAAGTTTCGGCACACAGACAGTTGTATAACAGCTGAAAGAGATCACTTGGCGTGTACTATCGCATTCTCTCCCAGCAGTGGAAGGGTGGTCACTACTGGTGGGTATCACGGGGACGTTTGTGGCCATGACAGTGTTTCGAGGAAAAAATTGTTTCAACAAGACGAGGCCCATCTTGATATAGTCAATGACATAGTGTTTACGAGTGAGAGACAATTCGCTACTGCGTCTTCAGACAGGACAGCCAAACTATGGGACATTCGTAAGATTTCTTCCCCAGTCTTGACCTTAACTGGACACACTGGACCCATTAAGAGTCTAGGGTTCGACCAGGACACCTCTCTATTACTGACCACATCTTTGGACGGGACAATCCTTTATTGGAACTTAACGGAAGCTAAACAGAGTGAAGATAACTTGTTACTGAAGTGTAAAGATATTGTGTTgtcttgttattcaggccagtTAGCTAAACTGGTCTTCTGCACCAATACAATGGTGTTCGTGATAAACAATACACAACTTCGACACATTCCAGCAGATCTTAACAGGTATTGGAAGAGAGGTGTGTTTACAGGACATTTCCGAGAGCACGGTACATGGGTGAGTACTTTACATGAGAAACGACGCAATAATGTGTTTGCCTTTACTGAAAGTGAGTGTACTCCATTTCCTGAAAGTAAAACCAATGGATTTCATTCCTTGGCAATCCATCCCACAGAACATGCAATGGTGTCCGCCATATCAGTGCAACAAGGCTTCTTTGGGTCAATTAGTGAATATGTTGTTATGTACGATATATCAAGAAATGGTAACATACAAGATCCAACCATCCATAATCTTTTGTCAGCTGGAAATGAGATCACTCAGCACAAACTAAGATATTATTCTCCGATGAAGAGATTTCGTCGTTCACAAATTCCTAGTGAAGTAATCGATCGTCAGAAGAAGTTAGCTATTAGTTACTGTGGTCGTGTGATAGCTGCACCAAATGTGGATAACGTTGATTTGTTAGCAACATCTCCAGAAATTGATGATTTATTTGATGATAGTTCCAGCAAAGATGCACCCAGCACAGCTCTGGGATTGCTCGAGAGAATTTTTGATAAAGGACCGAGTGAACTACACAAAGTTTGTGAACTACCCGTCACTAAAGGTACTGTTCCACTCTGTTGTAAGTTTTCCCCTTGCGATATGGTATTAGCTGTAAGTGGACAGGGAGGTCAGATAGCCTTCTATGAACCAAGACTATAA
- the LOC136265556 gene encoding synaptonemal complex central element protein 2-like yields the protein MAAEESVASVVTTQSHTSTEAGFDQGKESLMDSGSRSYPEESRDESYTNTTVRQSWQLRQTLEGVVKEINAKRERDGAILTDFKKELEVQAADTYNKVEKALYNVYEENSSTINEKLEELFATLDRIGKLEVELEGFMSNLKLLISDIQGDTLGSLKNTTV from the exons ATGGCAGCAGAGGAAAGTGTTGCTAGTGTAGTCACTACGCAGAGCCATACCAGTACTGAAGCTGGATTTGACCAGGGGAAAGAAAGCTTAATGGACTCCGGTAGTAG GTCATATCCAGAAGAAAGCAGAGATGAGTCCTACACGAACACGACAGTTAGACAGTCTTGGCAGCTAAGACAAACTCTGGAAGGTGTTGTAAAGGAGATTAACGCCAAACGTGAACGAGATGGAGCCATACTTACAG ATTTCAAGAAGGAGCTAGAAGTACAAGCTGCTGACACTTACAATAAAGTGGAGAAGGCACTCTATAATGTATATGAAGAAAACAGTTCTACCATCAATGAGAAATTGGAAGAGCTATTTGCTACGCTTGACAGAATTG GCAAATTGGAAGTAGAGTTGGAAGGATTCATGTCTAATCTCAAGTTACTGATCAGTGATATTCAGGGGGACACTTTGGGAAGCTTGAAGAACACAACTGTATAA